A segment of the Catenuloplanes nepalensis genome:
CGGCCCGCTGGCCGAGGCGATCCGGTGCGCCCGGGCGGTGCGGGTGCCGATGAACCCGTTCTCCTGGATGCATCTGGGCTGGACCGGGCACCGATTGCATCCGCGCCGAGGTGGCCGGCTGCAGGTGTGGCACAACGGCGCCACCGGCGGGTTCACCTCGTTCGTCGGATTCGACCCGGAGCGGCATACCGGGGTGGTGGTGCTGACCAACACCGCACGTTCGGTCGACCGCGCCGCCTTCGACCTGCTCAATTCCCTGAGCGCCGCTGACTGATCCGCCGGCATCTCGCGCACACCGGCCAGCGAGCGCGAAGGGCGGTCCTTCTCCCGCCACGGGAAGGACCGCTTGCCGTACCCCACGCTCACAGAATCGGCGCGGCAGTGGCGGCATCAGCTCGACCGAACGGTCCGGTCGACCGGGCGGTAAGACGTGCATGACAGCATCGCGGAGTACCTGATGCCGGGAAGCTCCCTGGCCCGGTGTCGTCTGTCCCCGGTGTCGTCGACATTCATGACACAAAACGAAACGACACGCTACAGCTTTGTGCAGCGCTTTGCCTCGAAAGTGCGCGCTCGAACGACAAAGCTGCCTAAAGCTGTATCGGCCTTCACGGCGGGGTGGTGCGATACAGCTTGAAACGGGCATCATTCGATGTGTGACACCCGAACAGCGGACACTCGTCGGCCGGCACATCCGTCAAGAGCGGACCCGCCAAGGCATCTCCGTGTCCCAGGCCGCCCGCAGCGCCGACATCGGCCGCTCCACCTGGATCGCTGTCGAAGCAGGCACCCGCGATACCGAGGAACACACCCTGGGCCGCGTCGAGAGGGTCCTCGGATGGGCGCACGGCACCATCGGGAGCATCGCCGACGTCATCACGCCGAACGGCTCGGTGGCCGATACGGCGCCGGCCGATGACGACTGGGTGGCACGGCTGATCGCGATTCGTGACAGTCCGCGGCGCAGCCCAGCTCTACGTACCATGGCCGCCGCTCAGCTGACTCAGCTCGAGGCGCTTCTTGCCGCGGCCGACGCCGAGGACGCGCAGCGGGTGTCCGGCGACCGCGCGGGTTGACAAGTGGCGTGGCCGACTACCGCGAGACCCTGCCCGCTTATCGTGGGGTGTCGCTCATACGCTGCGTGAGACGAGGACTCGATGCGCCGCCCCCACGTCGCCCCTACGGGCACTTTGAAGGGAACGTTTCCCCAGCTAAGGAGTGCTTTGCGTGGAGAAGTTCATGTCCGGGTCCAGGATCTGGCCGGACGAGCAGACGCGCCTGCACTTCTACCTGCTCCCGTCGCTCGACCTGAACGGTGAGCTGGACGCGCTGATCCAGGACTACCGGGACGTGCTGGACGAGTTCCCCTTCCTGACGCTGGTGCAGGACGAGTGGCTGCACATCACGCTGCACATGGTGACCGGCGTGGCCGCGGAGGAGGTCGGCGACCGGCAGCGGCGCGGCCTGATCCGGACGGTCGGCACCTACCTCGAAGGGCTGGGCCCGATGACGCTCACCGCCGGCCCGGCGATGGCCACCCGGAACGCGGTGGTGCTGGACGTCGACGGCGATCTGCCGGGTGAGCCGTTCCACGAGGTCTACACCCGGATCCGGGCGGCGGTGGAGGACACGATCGGGCTGGACGCGGTCGAGTTCGACTCGATGCCGCCGCACCTGACGCTCGGCTACGCGAACGGCAGCGGCGACTCCGGCCGGGTGCAGAGTCTGCTGCGGCGCAAGGTGCGGCCGAGCCGCGCCGCCTTCACCGTGGACGAGATCCACCTGGTGGAGGTCGAGCAGGACGCGCTGCGCACCGAGTACCGCTGGGACCCGATAGCGTCGTTCCCGCTGTTGGGCTAGGCCGGCGTCGTTCCGCTGCTGGGCTGGGCCGGCGTCGTTCCCCGCTGCTGGGCTGGGCCGGCGTCGTTCCCGCTGCTGGGCTGGGCCGGCGTCGTTCCCGCTGCTGGGCTGGGCCGGCGTCGTTCCCGCTGCTCGGCTAGACCCGCCGTGACTCGGCCAGCCGCTGCGCCGCCGGGTGGTCGACGCCGACCGCGGCCAGCGCCCGGGCCAGCACCGTGTCGGCCGGGGTCGCGGTGACCGGGTCGGCGATCGCGCGCAGCAGGCCCAGCAGCAGGTGCTCGGTGCCGGTGCGCGAGTCGCCGGCGCGGCCGGCCTCGTCGAGCGCGTGTTTCAGCGCGACCTCGGAGCTGGTGGTGAACGGCAGGTTGGACGGGGACGGGTCGGCGCCGGTCAGCAGCAGCGGGCGCACGGCGTCACCGACCACGGCCTTGCCGCCGGCCAGGTCGCGGAGCAGCTGCGCGCCGGGACCGCGGGCGCCGAGCACGCCGAGGACCAGGTGGATCGGTGCGATGACGGCGCTGCGGACCGCGGTGGCCTCGGCGTGCGCGAGACCGAGGACGCGTTTGACCCGATCGGTCAGATCGACGGCGGGCGAGATCATGGGACCCCCTCTGGTGAAGACGACCGGAGTCCACTGTTCCGCCGCGTGGACACGTGAGGCAAGGTCTCCCGCCCGATCGGTCACATTCATTCGCGCGGCCGAAAGCGCGTGATCAGGACGTCCCCAGGTAGCCGCAACGGCACGAGACAAGCCCACACCGCCTAAGTCGTCCTAGGAGGCTAGACCCATTCCAAACGGGCGCCGGGTCGGATAGCGTCTCGTCGTGATCTCCGGCAACGTACCCGCGCAGGTTTTCGATCTTCTGGAAGGTGCCCCGGAGTCTCCGGTCGTGCTGCACGTGCCGCACGGATCACGCACGCTGACCGACGAGGCACGACGCGGTCTGCGGCTCGACGAGGCGCGACTGAACCGGGAGCTCGACCTGCTCACGGACGCGCACACCCGCGAGATCGCCGCGGCCGCCGCGAGCCGGGCGGCGCACACCCCGTGGACGTTCGCGAACAACTACTCCCGCCTGGTCGTCGACCCGGAGCGCTTCCCGGACGACACCGAGGAGATGGCGCGTGCCGGCATGGCCGCGGTCTACACCCGGACCGCGCACGGCGAGGTGCTGCGCGACGACGACCCCGCGCGCGACGAGCGGCTGCTCGGCGCCCACTACCTGCCGTACGCGGAGGGCATGACCGCGCTGGTCCAGCGACTCCTCGACACGCACGGCCGCGCCGTCATCCTGGACGTGCACTCCTACCAGACCCGGCCGCTCCCCTACGAGCTGCACGCGGACGGCCCACGCCCGGAGATCTGCCTCGGCGTGGACGACTTCCACACGCCGCCCCGGCTGCTCGACGCGGCCCGGTCCACAATGCACAACATTGAGATCAACACCCCGTTCGCGGGTACGTACGTGCCGCTGCGCCACTACCGGAAGGAACCCGCCGTGACCGCGCTGATGGTGGAGATCCGCCGCGACACCTACATGACCGAGCCCGGCGGTCCGCCGCACGACGGGATCCACGACGTCGCGGCGCGCCTCACCGCACTGATCGACGCGGTCACCGCCCGATGAGCGAATCACCGGCTCAGCGCCGGGACCGCGGCACTCCGGGGAGTCCGGCACGTGCGGACGTCGCCCGCGTGCTGCGGAACTCACCGGTGGTCGACGGCCACAACGACCTTCCCTGGCGACTGCGGGTCCACCGCGGGTACGCCGTGGAGGGCCTCGACACCGGCCTGCCCGCGCTGCACACCGACCTGCCGCGGCTGCGCGCCGGCGGCGTGGGCGCGCAGTTCTGGTCCGTCTACGTGCCGTCCAGCCTGCCGGAGCCGGAGGCGGTGGTGTCCACGATGGAGCAGATCGACGCGGTGCACCGGATGGCCGCGGCGTTCCCTGATCAGCTGACTCTCGCCCGTACCGCGGATGAGGTCCTGAATGCCTTCGAAAGCGGGAAGATCGCCTCGCTGATCGGCGTGGAGGGCGGGCACAGCCTGGCGTCCTCGACCGCGGTGCTGCGCTGCCTGGCCCGGCTCGGCGTGCGATACGTGACGCTGACCCACAACCACCACACGCCCTGGGCGGACAGCGCGGCACAGGAACCGGTGCACGGCGGGCTGACCGAGGAGGGGCGCGCGATCGTCCGCGAGATGCAGCGGATCGGCGTGCTGGCCGACCTCGCGCACGTGGCCGAGGGCACGATGGACGCGGCGCTGGACGTGGCGATCGCCCCGGTGATCTTCAGCCATTCGTCGTGCCGCGCGCTGACCGGCCACGCCCGCAACGTGCCGGACCGGGTGCTGCGCCGGCTGCGCGACAACGGCGGCGTGGTGCAGGTGACGTTCGTGCCGCCGTTCGTCTCCGAGGAGGTGCTCGCCTGGGAGCGCGCCGCCGACGCGGAACGGGCCCGTCGTGGGCTCCCGGCCGGCGAGGTCCCGTGGCCCCCGGCGCCGCGCGCGCACGAGAAACCGGTGTACACCGAGCGGACCGCGCTGGACGACTCCCGCCCGAGGGCCACGATCGGGCAGGTCGCCGACCACATCGAGCACGCCCGCGACGTGGCCGGCATCGCCCACATCGGGCTCGGCGGCGACTTCGACGGCACCGACACGCTCCCGGCCGGGCTGGACGACGTCTCCTGCTATCCCCGCCTGCTCGAGGAGCTGGCCGGCCGCGGGTGGTCCGAGGCCGACCTGGAGGCGCTCACCGGCCGCAACGTGCTGCGTGTGCTGCGCGAGGCCGAGAACGCGGCGGAGGAACTACTGCGGTAGCGGCTTGCGGAACCGGAAGGCGATGTCGTTGAGGTCCTCGAAGCCCAGGTCGCGGTAGAACCGGTGGGCGGGCTCGCGCTCCGGCCGCCGTCCGCTGGTCACCTCGACGAACGAGCACCGGAACGCGCTCGCGTACGCCTCCACCGCGGCCATCAGCGCACGCCCGATCCCACCGCGCCGGGCGTCCGCGTCGACGACCAGCGCGACCACGCGCGCGTAGTGCCCGTCCACCTCCAGCAGCGGGCTGACGTGCACCGCGGCCACGCCGACCACCACGTCGTCGGAGACCGCCACGAACACGGCCGCGGACGGCTCGTCACCCCAGTAGTCCAGCCGGGACGCCACCGCGGCACCGTCGGCCGGATAGCCGAGCTGACCGAGCAGCTCCGCCACCCGGTCCGCGTCCGCGCCCTGCACCGGCCGCACCAAGATCGTCATGCGGCACAGTGTGGCAGATTCACGTTTCGCCGGCAGTGCTCGCGAGGCCGTGCCGGTCGGCGGTGCTCGCGAGGCCGTGCCGGTCGGCGAACGCGGACAGCTCGTCGCGCTGCTCGGGCCAGGTGGCGCCGGACGGGCTCACCACCAGGCGGTCGACGCCCTGCCGGGCGAAGCCGTCCGCGCCCTCCACGGTCAGCGAGATCGAGCCCCAGCGCGTGTACTCGATCGGCCGGCCGGACGAGCGGGCCGTCTCCAGCTGCGCGATCCGGTCGGCCGGGCCCAGCATGCCGCCGGCGAACCAGCCGGCCCCGTACTTCGCGGCCCGGCGCGCCGCGGCCGGGGACGAGCCGCCGACGTGCACCGGCCGGGTGCGGGCGGCTGGTGACCCGATCGAGACGGTAGAACTCGCCGTCGTAGGTCACCGAGTCCCGGGTCCACAGCAGATTCAGCACCTCCAGCGCCTCGTCCGCGCGCCGGCCCCGGGTCCGGAAGTCCACGCCGGTCGCGTCCGCCTCCTGCGGGAACGCGCCGACGCCCACGGTCAGCAGCCGCAGCCGGCCTTTGGACAGCAGGTCGAGCGTGGCGAGCCGCTTCGCGAGCGTGACCGGGTGGTGGTAGGGCAGCAGCAGCACGCCGGTGCCGAGCAGCAGCCGGGTGGTCGCGGCCGCCACGAACGTGAGGCACACGATCGGGTCCGCGTAGGGCAGGTCGACCGGCATCTCGAACTCGCCGAACGTCATCCCGGGGCCGAGTGCGACGTGTTCCGGCACGTAGAGGCCCTCGAAACCGAGCGACTCCGCGTGTCGCGCGAACCGGATCATGTGGTCCGGATCCACGCCGTAGGCCGTCGTGCCATAACTGACCGCGAACTTCATGAAGATGACCTTAGTTGCTCGCGGGGACGGGCGGACAACCCGCTGCACGGGCACCTGTGCGGAGGACGCACAGGCTCCAGGGTTGTTCACAGAGCGCCGGCGAGGATCCGGGCGACGGCGGTGCTCAGCACTCGGACGCCGCGGGTGGAGCCGGGCTCCAGCCCGGTCAGCTCACGCACCCGGGTCAGCCGGTAGTCGAGCGTGCGCGGGTGGATGCACAGAGCGGCCGCGGTGTCGAGCCGGTTCATGTCGTGCTGGTAGTAGGCGTCCAGCGTGGCGACCAGGTCAGGGCCGGCGTTGAGCTGCGCCGCCACCGCCTGGAGCCACTGCCCGACCTCCGCCAGCCGGGCGGCGCCCAGCTCGGCGAAGACGTCGGTCACCGCGTACGCCTGGCGCGGCACGGCCCGCGCCGGTGCGACACCGGCGACCTGCCGGGCCAGCGCCACGGCGTCGCCGAACGCGTGCACTCGCCCGGGTGCGGTGCCGACCGCACACGGCCGGCCCGCCATGCCGGCCACCTCGCGAGCCAGCGCGAGCCCGCGATCGACTGCCGGCTGCGAGCCGCCCGGCGCGCTGGGGATCAGCGCGACCACCTCGTGCGGATCCTGCCAGCTCAACGGCGCCCAATGCGTCCTCAGCAGGGTGCCGGCGAACTCGTCCCGCGACGCCTGGTCCAGCGCCGGGGACCGGCCCGCCACCCGGACCACCGTGGCGACGACGTGGTCGGGGACGGGCATGTGCAGGCCGCGCGCAAGCTCGGCGGCGCCCTCGTCGTCGGCCAGCAGCATCACCGTGAGCAGCCGCACCTGGGCTACGAGCGGCAGCGTGCGCTGCTGCCCCTCGATCCAGCCCCGGGTGTACGCCCCCTGGGCGGCCAGCCCGGCGGGAGCCAGCCAGGCGAGGGTGTGCATGGTCGCGTCGATGTCGTTCGGGCCGGCCGCCTCGTACACCTCGCGCAGCGTCAGCCGGGTGTGCACGAGCAGCACCTGCCGCTGCGCGCTCAGGGTGAGGCCCTTCTCGCCGCGCTGGCGGCCCATCGAGGCCATGAAGTCCAGATCCTCATCGGGAAACGGTGCGCTGTCCGCCGCGAGGTCGACCGTGCGCCGGCGTAGGAACACCGCGAAATCGAGCATCTCGGACCGCACCCGCGGCCTGGCCGCGAGGTCGCGGTATTCCAGCAGCTCCTCCTGGTAGGCGTCCACCGCCCGGCGCGCGTTGTCGCCCACTCGCTGGCGCCAGAGGCTGAACAGACCCGCCATATCGGTCCACGCTAATGGACGCGTGCCGCCACGCCGTCCGGCTGACGGGGACCTGACAGCTCGGTTCGCGGTTTGCGGACAGTTACGAAAACCGGGTCACGCCCGCGACACGGTTCTCGCCCCGTCACGAAGACGCGGTCACCGGCGCGCTGGAACGCTTCTCCAGGCACCACATCGTCCCGCACTCGAGAGGTGGTTCTGGTAATGACATGGCGTATCCGACCCTCCGCCGGATCACGATCCGGCCTCGTCCGCGCGTCGCGGCTGCTGCTGGCCGCGGCGGCGATGCTCGCCGCGTTCGTCTTCGCCCCGGCCGCGGCGGTCGCGGCGCCCGCCCCGGGCGGCGCATCGGTGAGTTCCGCCGACGGCGCGTTGCGCATCGCGACGTCGACGTCCGCCGCCACCGCCACCGACGGCGGCGGCTTCTCGGTCATGTCGGGCTCCTGCCCGAACGCCGGGCAGTACATCGACCCGTGGTCGCTCCTCTTCGTGGGCTGCACCCTCACCGGAGTCCCGACGACCGCGGTCAGCGCCAGGTGCACCAACGGGACCACCCTGGGACCCGTGCACGCGCCGCCCGGCATCTACGACATCTACGTCGACTGCTACCCGTCGTTCTTCAGCCAGCTCACCTTCCTGTAGTCCACGCAACGCGATCCCGCCGCGTCACCGCGGCGGGATCGCTCCCGTTCCTTACGGCAGCGTGTCCAGGTGCGGGCCGACCGTGCCGGCGAACGCGTTGCCGTTCGACACGTCCCAGTTGACCGACCAGGTCATCGCGCCGCGGATGCCCGGGTAGGTGCGCGGCGGCTTGAACGAACCGCAGTTCGTGCCACGGGCCAGGCAGTCCAGCGCCGCGTTCACCACGCTCGGCGACACCACGCCACCGCCCGCGGCACCGGGGCCGGCCGGCAGCCCGAGCGCGACCTGGTCCGGCCGCAGGCCGTTCTCCAACTGGATGCAGGCGAGCGCGACGATGAAGTTGACCGTGCCCTGGGGATACGCGGCGTTCTGGTCGCAGCCGAGCATCGCGCCGGAGTTGTAGAACTGCGTGTGCACGACCGTGAGGATGTCCTTGATCGCCAGGGCCAGCGCGAAGTAGGACCCGCCGGTGGACTGCATGTCGATCGTCTGCGGCGCCATCGTGATGATCAGGTTGTTCTTCTTGCCGTGCAGCGACCGCAGTGCCTGCGCCATGTAGGTCGGGTTGAGCCCGTTCTCCAGGTCGATGTCGACGCCGTCGAAGCCGTAGCTCTGGATGATCGAGA
Coding sequences within it:
- a CDS encoding dipeptidase; translated protein: MSESPAQRRDRGTPGSPARADVARVLRNSPVVDGHNDLPWRLRVHRGYAVEGLDTGLPALHTDLPRLRAGGVGAQFWSVYVPSSLPEPEAVVSTMEQIDAVHRMAAAFPDQLTLARTADEVLNAFESGKIASLIGVEGGHSLASSTAVLRCLARLGVRYVTLTHNHHTPWADSAAQEPVHGGLTEEGRAIVREMQRIGVLADLAHVAEGTMDAALDVAIAPVIFSHSSCRALTGHARNVPDRVLRRLRDNGGVVQVTFVPPFVSEEVLAWERAADAERARRGLPAGEVPWPPAPRAHEKPVYTERTALDDSRPRATIGQVADHIEHARDVAGIAHIGLGGDFDGTDTLPAGLDDVSCYPRLLEELAGRGWSEADLEALTGRNVLRVLREAENAAEELLR
- a CDS encoding PucR family transcriptional regulator, which translates into the protein MAGLFSLWRQRVGDNARRAVDAYQEELLEYRDLAARPRVRSEMLDFAVFLRRRTVDLAADSAPFPDEDLDFMASMGRQRGEKGLTLSAQRQVLLVHTRLTLREVYEAAGPNDIDATMHTLAWLAPAGLAAQGAYTRGWIEGQQRTLPLVAQVRLLTVMLLADDEGAAELARGLHMPVPDHVVATVVRVAGRSPALDQASRDEFAGTLLRTHWAPLSWQDPHEVVALIPSAPGGSQPAVDRGLALAREVAGMAGRPCAVGTAPGRVHAFGDAVALARQVAGVAPARAVPRQAYAVTDVFAELGAARLAEVGQWLQAVAAQLNAGPDLVATLDAYYQHDMNRLDTAAALCIHPRTLDYRLTRVRELTGLEPGSTRGVRVLSTAVARILAGAL
- a CDS encoding 2'-5' RNA ligase family protein; this translates as MEKFMSGSRIWPDEQTRLHFYLLPSLDLNGELDALIQDYRDVLDEFPFLTLVQDEWLHITLHMVTGVAAEEVGDRQRRGLIRTVGTYLEGLGPMTLTAGPAMATRNAVVLDVDGDLPGEPFHEVYTRIRAAVEDTIGLDAVEFDSMPPHLTLGYANGSGDSGRVQSLLRRKVRPSRAAFTVDEIHLVEVEQDALRTEYRWDPIASFPLLG
- a CDS encoding Clp protease N-terminal domain-containing protein; protein product: MISPAVDLTDRVKRVLGLAHAEATAVRSAVIAPIHLVLGVLGARGPGAQLLRDLAGGKAVVGDAVRPLLLTGADPSPSNLPFTTSSEVALKHALDEAGRAGDSRTGTEHLLLGLLRAIADPVTATPADTVLARALAAVGVDHPAAQRLAESRRV
- a CDS encoding helix-turn-helix domain-containing protein, with product MTPEQRTLVGRHIRQERTRQGISVSQAARSADIGRSTWIAVEAGTRDTEEHTLGRVERVLGWAHGTIGSIADVITPNGSVADTAPADDDWVARLIAIRDSPRRSPALRTMAAAQLTQLEALLAAADAEDAQRVSGDRAG
- a CDS encoding GNAT family N-acetyltransferase; translated protein: MTILVRPVQGADADRVAELLGQLGYPADGAAVASRLDYWGDEPSAAVFVAVSDDVVVGVAAVHVSPLLEVDGHYARVVALVVDADARRGGIGRALMAAVEAYASAFRCSFVEVTSGRRPEREPAHRFYRDLGFEDLNDIAFRFRKPLPQ
- a CDS encoding N-formylglutamate amidohydrolase, which encodes MISGNVPAQVFDLLEGAPESPVVLHVPHGSRTLTDEARRGLRLDEARLNRELDLLTDAHTREIAAAAASRAAHTPWTFANNYSRLVVDPERFPDDTEEMARAGMAAVYTRTAHGEVLRDDDPARDERLLGAHYLPYAEGMTALVQRLLDTHGRAVILDVHSYQTRPLPYELHADGPRPEICLGVDDFHTPPRLLDAARSTMHNIEINTPFAGTYVPLRHYRKEPAVTALMVEIRRDTYMTEPGGPPHDGIHDVAARLTALIDAVTAR